GCGCACGTCCTCTCACCCCCAACAGAATCGGATGACATGAACGACCTTCCCGTCCTCACCCACTGGATCGACGGCGCCGCAGGCACCGGAACCTCCACTCGAACCGCCCCCGTCTATAACCCGGCCACCGGCGCAGTGCAGCGCCTGGTGTCCCTGGCCTCCGCCGCCGACGTCGACACCGCTGTCGCCTCGGCCCAGGCCGCCTACCCGGCCTGGCGCGACGCCTCCATCGCCAAACGCCAGGGCGTCATGTTCACCTTCCGCGAGCTGCTCAACGCCCGCAAGGGCGAGCTCGCCGACATCCTCACCAACGAGCACGGCAAGGTCACCTCCGACGCCCTGGGCGAGATCGCCCGCGGCCTCGAGGTCGTCGAGTTCGCGCTGGGCCTGCCGCACCTGGCCAAGGGCGAGTTCTCCGAGAACGTCTCCACCGGCGTCGACGTCTACACCCTCCGGCAGCCGCTCGGCGTGGTCGGCATCATCAGCCCGTTCAACTTCCCCGCCATGGTGCCGCTCTGGTTCTTCCCCATCGCCATCGCCGCGGGCAACACCGTCGTGCTCAAGCCCAGCGAGAAGGACCCGTCCGCCGCCAACTGGCTCGCCGCCCTGCTGACCGAGGCCGGCCTGCCCGACGGTGTCTTCAACGTCGTGCACGGCGACAAGGAGGCCGTCGACGCCCTGCTGGTCAACCCCCACGTGCAGGCCATCTCCTTCGTCGGCTCCACCCCGATCGCCAAGTACATCTATGAGACCGCCGCCCACCACGGCAAGCGGGTGCAGGCCCTCGGCGGCGCCAAGAACCACATGCTGGTGCTGCCGGATGCCGACCTCGACCTGGCCGCGGATGCCGCGGTCAACGCCGGCTTCGGTTCGGCGGGCGAGCGCTGCATGGCCATCAGCGTGATCGTGGCCGTGGAGCCGGTCGCGGACGAGCTCATCGCCAAGATCGCCGAGCGCGTGAAGGGACTCAAGGTCGGTGACGGCATGCGCGGCTGCGACATGGGCCCGCTCATCACCGAGGCGCACCGCGACAAGGTTGCCGGCTACATCGACATCGCCCACGCGGACGGCGCGGAGGTCGTGATCGACGGTCGCGGCATCGAGGTCGACGGTGACGCATCCGGATTCTGGCTCGGCCCGACCCTGTTCGACAAGGTCAGCCTGGACTCGGCCGTCTACCGGGACGAGATCTTCGGCCCGGTGCTGAGTGTGTTGCGGGTGGCCAGCTACACCGACGGCGTGGCCGTGATCAACGCCAGTAAGTATGGCAACGGCACCGCCATCTTCACCAACGACGGAGGTGCGGCCAGGCGGTTCCAGCACGAGGTGCAGGTGGGCATGGTCGGCATCAACGTGCCGATCCCGGTGCCGGTGGCGTACCACTCGTTCGGCGGTTGGAAGGACTCCCTCTTCGGCGACGCCAAGGCGTACGGCCCCGCCGGCATCACCTTCTACACCCGGGAGAAGGCCGTCACCGCCCGCTGGCTCGACCCCAGCCACGGCGGCATCAACCTGGGCTTCCCGCAGAACACCTGACGCCGCTCGCAGCGTGCGGCAGTGCTAGAAGCGGAGGAAAATGCTCGCGGCGTGCGAAAAAGCGCTCACAATCGCACGCTACGAGCATTTTCGCGGGCCGCGAGGCGCACCGCTAGCCTGCGTTGCGCGCTCGCGCCCAGTCCAGGGAGTGCCGGACCTGGGCGGTAGTCAAACTGGTGCGGCCGCCGCAGTTGGCGCAGACATTAACGTGGCACGACGAGATCGGGAACAGCGGGACGAAGAAGAGCGTGACCTTCGTCGATCGCTTCACAACGTGCTGCTCGGCCATGGTGTTGCAGTAGGCGCACACGAACGAGACGACGTTGACCACGGCCTCTGAAGTGCGGGTGCCGAAGAGCAGGAACATCGTTAAATTCTTTCAGGTTTCAGTACGCGAACGAGAGCGGATGACGCCGAATCGGCCCCGGTGGCCGGCTATCTGGCGGCCACCGGGAAGCCGGTTAGCCCCGGGCGGTGCTGCGGCCGCTGACGCGGATGTAGATCAAGAGCACGATGATCGCGCCGATGATGGATCCGATGATCCCGGCGGGCTGGAAGAACCCGTCCATCGGGTCGTGCTGGAAGATCAGGAAACCGAGGAATCCGCCCACGAAGGACCCGACGATGCCGAGCACGATGGTCATCGGGATGCTGATGTTCTGCCGACCGGGCACGACGAGGCGGGCGACGGCGCCGGCGATGATGCCGACGACGATGAGGCTGATGATGAGACCAAGCATTGTGGTCTCCTTCCTGTTTGGTAGAACTGAGCGTTCGATGTGACCAGCGGTTGCTGGGCACCAAACAGCAAAACACCCGCAAG
This is a stretch of genomic DNA from Cryobacterium soli. It encodes these proteins:
- a CDS encoding CoA-acylating methylmalonate-semialdehyde dehydrogenase: MNDLPVLTHWIDGAAGTGTSTRTAPVYNPATGAVQRLVSLASAADVDTAVASAQAAYPAWRDASIAKRQGVMFTFRELLNARKGELADILTNEHGKVTSDALGEIARGLEVVEFALGLPHLAKGEFSENVSTGVDVYTLRQPLGVVGIISPFNFPAMVPLWFFPIAIAAGNTVVLKPSEKDPSAANWLAALLTEAGLPDGVFNVVHGDKEAVDALLVNPHVQAISFVGSTPIAKYIYETAAHHGKRVQALGGAKNHMLVLPDADLDLAADAAVNAGFGSAGERCMAISVIVAVEPVADELIAKIAERVKGLKVGDGMRGCDMGPLITEAHRDKVAGYIDIAHADGAEVVIDGRGIEVDGDASGFWLGPTLFDKVSLDSAVYRDEIFGPVLSVLRVASYTDGVAVINASKYGNGTAIFTNDGGAARRFQHEVQVGMVGINVPIPVPVAYHSFGGWKDSLFGDAKAYGPAGITFYTREKAVTARWLDPSHGGINLGFPQNT
- a CDS encoding zinc-ribbon domain-containing protein codes for the protein MFLLFGTRTSEAVVNVVSFVCAYCNTMAEQHVVKRSTKVTLFFVPLFPISSCHVNVCANCGGRTSLTTAQVRHSLDWARARNAG
- a CDS encoding GlsB/YeaQ/YmgE family stress response membrane protein gives rise to the protein MLGLIISLIVVGIIAGAVARLVVPGRQNISIPMTIVLGIVGSFVGGFLGFLIFQHDPMDGFFQPAGIIGSIIGAIIVLLIYIRVSGRSTARG